One window of Gymnogyps californianus isolate 813 chromosome 10, ASM1813914v2, whole genome shotgun sequence genomic DNA carries:
- the LOC127019912 gene encoding tubulin alpha-3 chain isoform X1, whose translation MRLSECDFLKRECISIHVGQAGVQIGNACWELYCLEHGIQPDGQMPSDKTIGGGDDSFNTFFSETGAGKHVPRAVFVDLEPTVVDEVRTGTYRQLFHPEQLITGKEDAANNYARGHYTIGKEIVDLVLDRIRKLADLCTGLQGFLIFHSFGGGTGSGFASLLMERLSVDYGKKSKLEFAIYPAPQVSTAVVEPYNSILTTHTTLEHSDCAFMVDNEAIYDICRRNLDIERPTYTNLNRLIGQIVSSITASLRFDGALNVDLTEFQTNLVPYPRIHFPLVTYAPVISAEKAYHEQLSVAEITNACFEPANQMVKCDPRHGKYMACCMLYRGDVVPKDVNAAIATIKTKRTIQFVDWCPTGFKVGINYQPPTVVPGGDLAKVQRAVCMLSNTTAIAEAWARLDHKFDLMYAKRAFVHWYVGEGMEEGEFSEAREDLAALEKDYEEVGVDSVEAEAEEGDEYLEN comes from the exons CGTGAATGCATATCCATCCACGTTGGTCAGGCCGGTGTTCAGATCGGCAATGCATGTTGGGAATTGTATTGTCTTGAACATGGGATCCAGCCTGATGGTCAAATGCCTAGCGATAAAACTATCGGAGGTGGAGATGATTCATTTAACACTTTCTTCAGTGAGACGGGAGCTGGTAAACATGTTCCCAGAGCAGTGTTTGTGGACCTAGAGCCAACCGTAGTTG ATGAAGTACGTACAGGCACATATAGGCAGTTATTCCATCCTGAGCAGCTCATTACTGGGAAAGAAGATGCAGCCAATAATTATGCCAGAGGCCATTATACCATTGGAAAAGAGATTGTTGATCTAGTGCTAGACCGCATTCGCAAACTG GCTGATCTGTGCACAGGGCTGCAAGGTTTCCTTATCTTTCATAGTTTTGGAGGAGGCACTGGTTCAGGGTTTGCATCTCTGCTCATGGAAAGGCTCTCTGTTGACTACGGCAAAAAATCTAAACTAGAGTTTGCGATTTATCCAGCACCACAAGTTTCCACTGCTGTGGTGGAACCCTACAATTCAATTCTAACTACCCACACAACCTTAGAGCATTCAGACTGTGCCTTCATGGTAGATAATGAAGCCATTTACGATATCTGTCGTCGTAACCTTGACATTGAACGTCCTACGTATACCAATTTAAACCGATTAATTGGGCAAATTGTTTCATCCATCACAGCTTCACTGCGTTTTGATGGAGCCCTCAATGTAGATCTGACAGAATTTCAAACTAACCTTGTTCCGTACCCACGAATCCATTTCCCCCTGGTAACGTATGCCCCTGTCATCTCCGCTGAGAAGGCGTATCACGAGCAGTTATCTGTGGCTGAAATCACCAATGCTTGTTTCGAACCAGCCAACCAGATGGTAAAATGCGACCCTCGCCATGGCAAATACATGGCCTGCTGTATGTTATATAGAGGTGACGTTGTTCCCAAGGATGTCAATGCAGCTATTGCTACTATCAAGACTAAACGTACCATTCAGTTTGTGGATTGGTGCCCCACTGGGTTCAAG gtGGGCATTAACTACCAGCCTCCCACTGTGGTGCCGGGTGGTGACCTCGCAAAGGTGCAACGGGCTGTGTGTATGCTGAGTAATACGACTGCTATTGCTGAAGCGTGGGCTCGCCTCGACCACAAATTTGATCTCATGTATGCTAAGCGTGCCTTTGTACATTGGTATGTTGGGGAAGGAATGGAGGAAGGAGAATTTTCTGAAGCCCGGGAAGATCTGGCTGCCCTTGAGAAAGATTATGAAGAAGTCGGTGTAGACTCAGTAGAAGCAGAGGCTGAAGAAGGAGATGAGTATTTAGAAAACTGA
- the LOC127019912 gene encoding tubulin alpha-3 chain isoform X3, with product MPSDKTIGGGDDSFNTFFSETGAGKHVPRAVFVDLEPTVVDEVRTGTYRQLFHPEQLITGKEDAANNYARGHYTIGKEIVDLVLDRIRKLADLCTGLQGFLIFHSFGGGTGSGFASLLMERLSVDYGKKSKLEFAIYPAPQVSTAVVEPYNSILTTHTTLEHSDCAFMVDNEAIYDICRRNLDIERPTYTNLNRLIGQIVSSITASLRFDGALNVDLTEFQTNLVPYPRIHFPLVTYAPVISAEKAYHEQLSVAEITNACFEPANQMVKCDPRHGKYMACCMLYRGDVVPKDVNAAIATIKTKRTIQFVDWCPTGFKVGINYQPPTVVPGGDLAKVQRAVCMLSNTTAIAEAWARLDHKFDLMYAKRAFVHWYVGEGMEEGEFSEAREDLAALEKDYEEVGVDSVEAEAEEGDEYLEN from the exons ATGCCTAGCGATAAAACTATCGGAGGTGGAGATGATTCATTTAACACTTTCTTCAGTGAGACGGGAGCTGGTAAACATGTTCCCAGAGCAGTGTTTGTGGACCTAGAGCCAACCGTAGTTG ATGAAGTACGTACAGGCACATATAGGCAGTTATTCCATCCTGAGCAGCTCATTACTGGGAAAGAAGATGCAGCCAATAATTATGCCAGAGGCCATTATACCATTGGAAAAGAGATTGTTGATCTAGTGCTAGACCGCATTCGCAAACTG GCTGATCTGTGCACAGGGCTGCAAGGTTTCCTTATCTTTCATAGTTTTGGAGGAGGCACTGGTTCAGGGTTTGCATCTCTGCTCATGGAAAGGCTCTCTGTTGACTACGGCAAAAAATCTAAACTAGAGTTTGCGATTTATCCAGCACCACAAGTTTCCACTGCTGTGGTGGAACCCTACAATTCAATTCTAACTACCCACACAACCTTAGAGCATTCAGACTGTGCCTTCATGGTAGATAATGAAGCCATTTACGATATCTGTCGTCGTAACCTTGACATTGAACGTCCTACGTATACCAATTTAAACCGATTAATTGGGCAAATTGTTTCATCCATCACAGCTTCACTGCGTTTTGATGGAGCCCTCAATGTAGATCTGACAGAATTTCAAACTAACCTTGTTCCGTACCCACGAATCCATTTCCCCCTGGTAACGTATGCCCCTGTCATCTCCGCTGAGAAGGCGTATCACGAGCAGTTATCTGTGGCTGAAATCACCAATGCTTGTTTCGAACCAGCCAACCAGATGGTAAAATGCGACCCTCGCCATGGCAAATACATGGCCTGCTGTATGTTATATAGAGGTGACGTTGTTCCCAAGGATGTCAATGCAGCTATTGCTACTATCAAGACTAAACGTACCATTCAGTTTGTGGATTGGTGCCCCACTGGGTTCAAG gtGGGCATTAACTACCAGCCTCCCACTGTGGTGCCGGGTGGTGACCTCGCAAAGGTGCAACGGGCTGTGTGTATGCTGAGTAATACGACTGCTATTGCTGAAGCGTGGGCTCGCCTCGACCACAAATTTGATCTCATGTATGCTAAGCGTGCCTTTGTACATTGGTATGTTGGGGAAGGAATGGAGGAAGGAGAATTTTCTGAAGCCCGGGAAGATCTGGCTGCCCTTGAGAAAGATTATGAAGAAGTCGGTGTAGACTCAGTAGAAGCAGAGGCTGAAGAAGGAGATGAGTATTTAGAAAACTGA
- the LOC127019912 gene encoding tubulin alpha-3 chain isoform X2, protein MRECISIHVGQAGVQIGNACWELYCLEHGIQPDGQMPSDKTIGGGDDSFNTFFSETGAGKHVPRAVFVDLEPTVVDEVRTGTYRQLFHPEQLITGKEDAANNYARGHYTIGKEIVDLVLDRIRKLADLCTGLQGFLIFHSFGGGTGSGFASLLMERLSVDYGKKSKLEFAIYPAPQVSTAVVEPYNSILTTHTTLEHSDCAFMVDNEAIYDICRRNLDIERPTYTNLNRLIGQIVSSITASLRFDGALNVDLTEFQTNLVPYPRIHFPLVTYAPVISAEKAYHEQLSVAEITNACFEPANQMVKCDPRHGKYMACCMLYRGDVVPKDVNAAIATIKTKRTIQFVDWCPTGFKVGINYQPPTVVPGGDLAKVQRAVCMLSNTTAIAEAWARLDHKFDLMYAKRAFVHWYVGEGMEEGEFSEAREDLAALEKDYEEVGVDSVEAEAEEGDEYLEN, encoded by the exons ATG CGTGAATGCATATCCATCCACGTTGGTCAGGCCGGTGTTCAGATCGGCAATGCATGTTGGGAATTGTATTGTCTTGAACATGGGATCCAGCCTGATGGTCAAATGCCTAGCGATAAAACTATCGGAGGTGGAGATGATTCATTTAACACTTTCTTCAGTGAGACGGGAGCTGGTAAACATGTTCCCAGAGCAGTGTTTGTGGACCTAGAGCCAACCGTAGTTG ATGAAGTACGTACAGGCACATATAGGCAGTTATTCCATCCTGAGCAGCTCATTACTGGGAAAGAAGATGCAGCCAATAATTATGCCAGAGGCCATTATACCATTGGAAAAGAGATTGTTGATCTAGTGCTAGACCGCATTCGCAAACTG GCTGATCTGTGCACAGGGCTGCAAGGTTTCCTTATCTTTCATAGTTTTGGAGGAGGCACTGGTTCAGGGTTTGCATCTCTGCTCATGGAAAGGCTCTCTGTTGACTACGGCAAAAAATCTAAACTAGAGTTTGCGATTTATCCAGCACCACAAGTTTCCACTGCTGTGGTGGAACCCTACAATTCAATTCTAACTACCCACACAACCTTAGAGCATTCAGACTGTGCCTTCATGGTAGATAATGAAGCCATTTACGATATCTGTCGTCGTAACCTTGACATTGAACGTCCTACGTATACCAATTTAAACCGATTAATTGGGCAAATTGTTTCATCCATCACAGCTTCACTGCGTTTTGATGGAGCCCTCAATGTAGATCTGACAGAATTTCAAACTAACCTTGTTCCGTACCCACGAATCCATTTCCCCCTGGTAACGTATGCCCCTGTCATCTCCGCTGAGAAGGCGTATCACGAGCAGTTATCTGTGGCTGAAATCACCAATGCTTGTTTCGAACCAGCCAACCAGATGGTAAAATGCGACCCTCGCCATGGCAAATACATGGCCTGCTGTATGTTATATAGAGGTGACGTTGTTCCCAAGGATGTCAATGCAGCTATTGCTACTATCAAGACTAAACGTACCATTCAGTTTGTGGATTGGTGCCCCACTGGGTTCAAG gtGGGCATTAACTACCAGCCTCCCACTGTGGTGCCGGGTGGTGACCTCGCAAAGGTGCAACGGGCTGTGTGTATGCTGAGTAATACGACTGCTATTGCTGAAGCGTGGGCTCGCCTCGACCACAAATTTGATCTCATGTATGCTAAGCGTGCCTTTGTACATTGGTATGTTGGGGAAGGAATGGAGGAAGGAGAATTTTCTGAAGCCCGGGAAGATCTGGCTGCCCTTGAGAAAGATTATGAAGAAGTCGGTGTAGACTCAGTAGAAGCAGAGGCTGAAGAAGGAGATGAGTATTTAGAAAACTGA